A region of Shewanella psychromarinicola DNA encodes the following proteins:
- a CDS encoding FAD:protein FMN transferase, giving the protein MSLQPRPWGFLGSFNAMASPCELLMAVNDEHIARQMLNLAYDEAKRIEHKFSRFIEGNMVWQLNHAQGETTPIDAETLHLLTFAQQCFQLSEAAFDISACPLMALWRFDGSHRVPSQTDIDDALHHVGFAHIELTDTTVFMPAGMSVDFGGIGKEYAVDRTAQLLAQRWPKTSVLVNFGGDIACPISKDDGWQVGIENPQKLDNAAALLTIRQGALATSGHTRRYIEIAGKRYGHIINPNNGYPVEQAPLSVTVLAPNCVMAGMLATMSMLKGPDAEAFLQQQGVDFKVFR; this is encoded by the coding sequence ATGAGCTTACAGCCTCGTCCTTGGGGCTTTTTAGGTTCATTTAACGCCATGGCAAGTCCGTGTGAATTGTTAATGGCGGTTAATGACGAGCACATTGCTAGGCAAATGCTAAATCTCGCTTATGATGAGGCAAAGCGTATCGAACATAAATTTAGTCGTTTTATTGAGGGTAATATGGTGTGGCAGTTAAACCATGCTCAAGGTGAAACGACACCGATTGATGCCGAAACGCTTCATTTATTAACGTTCGCTCAGCAATGTTTTCAATTAAGTGAGGCGGCGTTTGATATTAGTGCTTGCCCATTAATGGCATTATGGCGCTTTGACGGCAGCCATCGTGTGCCTAGCCAAACTGATATCGATGATGCCTTGCATCATGTCGGTTTTGCTCATATTGAATTGACTGATACGACGGTTTTTATGCCTGCAGGTATGAGTGTCGACTTTGGCGGTATTGGCAAAGAATATGCGGTCGATCGCACCGCGCAATTATTGGCTCAACGTTGGCCAAAAACGTCGGTGCTAGTCAATTTTGGTGGTGATATTGCTTGCCCTATTAGCAAGGATGATGGCTGGCAAGTGGGCATTGAAAATCCGCAGAAGCTCGATAACGCTGCAGCATTATTAACCATTCGCCAAGGTGCATTAGCCACCAGTGGCCATACCCGTCGCTATATTGAGATTGCTGGTAAGCGTTATGGACATATTATTAATCCTAACAATGGTTACCCGGTTGAACAGGCGCCATTATCTGTCACAGTGCTGGCGCCCAATTGTGTCATGGCGGGAATGTTAGCCACCATGTCGATGCTAAAAGGACCTGATGCTGAAGCCTTTTTACAGCAACAAGGTGTCGATTTTAAGGTGTTTCGGTAA
- a CDS encoding DUF3570 domain-containing protein has translation MQLTSKQSIASALALASCSLLSQQVSAADSAESGAVNDDWKVDAAIMYYGEQDRVQAAEAIGNVQKAFGDSSLLDMKIVVDSLTGASASGAVAQSESQTFTRPSGDGQYTVATGDTPLDDTFHDTRVQLSANWQEVINQDWTGNIGVYGSKEFDYLSMGINGGLERSFNKNNTTLSLSGAFTNDVVDPVGGRPVAMSEMVFRGDYGNDADYQAAFDQTRLAGDDTKQTSDIMFGVTQIINRNWLMQANYGLSSVSGYMTDPYKILSEVDINGKTQAYRYENRPDSRLKHSVFLLTKGALDSGVVDFSYRYSTDDWDIQSQTLETHYRYYFSPSMYGQLHLRYYQQQAAEFYQPFLMSGDAIPEYASADYRIGDMTAYTIGLKFGQRLSGGHELSYRLEYYQQNPENNGTEIPGQLQNYDLFPAVKAIIAQVSYSF, from the coding sequence ATGCAACTAACATCTAAGCAAAGTATTGCCAGTGCATTGGCGTTAGCAAGTTGTAGTTTATTGAGCCAACAGGTCAGTGCTGCAGATTCGGCAGAGTCTGGTGCTGTGAATGATGATTGGAAAGTCGACGCCGCCATTATGTATTATGGTGAGCAAGATAGAGTTCAAGCTGCTGAAGCGATTGGTAATGTGCAAAAAGCGTTTGGTGACAGTTCGCTATTGGACATGAAAATTGTGGTCGACAGTTTGACCGGCGCATCCGCCTCAGGTGCGGTTGCACAAAGCGAAAGCCAAACCTTTACTCGTCCATCTGGTGACGGCCAATATACCGTTGCCACAGGTGATACACCGCTTGATGATACTTTTCATGATACTCGTGTTCAGCTGAGTGCGAATTGGCAAGAAGTGATTAATCAAGATTGGACCGGTAATATAGGCGTTTATGGCTCCAAAGAGTTCGATTACCTATCGATGGGCATTAACGGTGGCCTTGAGCGTAGCTTTAATAAAAATAACACCACGTTGTCGTTATCGGGTGCATTTACCAATGATGTGGTTGATCCTGTCGGTGGACGCCCAGTGGCAATGTCAGAAATGGTGTTTCGTGGTGATTATGGCAACGATGCCGATTATCAAGCCGCCTTTGATCAAACGCGTTTAGCGGGCGATGATACCAAACAAACTAGCGATATCATGTTTGGCGTGACACAGATTATTAATCGTAATTGGTTGATGCAGGCTAACTACGGTTTATCCAGTGTGTCAGGTTACATGACTGACCCGTATAAAATTCTCAGTGAAGTCGATATCAACGGTAAAACCCAAGCTTACCGCTACGAGAATCGTCCTGACTCACGTCTTAAGCACAGTGTGTTTTTACTCACTAAAGGCGCCTTGGATTCTGGTGTAGTCGATTTTTCATATCGTTATAGTACGGATGATTGGGATATTCAGTCACAGACTTTAGAAACTCATTATCGATACTATTTTAGTCCAAGCATGTACGGACAATTGCATTTGCGTTATTACCAGCAGCAAGCGGCTGAGTTTTATCAACCCTTTTTGATGAGCGGCGATGCCATACCTGAGTATGCCAGTGCTGATTATCGTATTGGTGATATGACGGCTTATACTATTGGGCTTAAGTTCGGTCAGCGTTTATCGGGTGGCCATGAATTAAGTTATCGTCTTGAGTATTATCAGCAAAATCCTGAAAATAATGGCACAGAGATACCTGGTCAGTTGCAAAATTACGATTTATTCCCTGCGGTGAAAGCAATCATAGCCCAAGTGAGTTATTCGTTTTAA
- a CDS encoding DUF4266 domain-containing protein, with product MTKPWCQQLAKTVAVIAVVSSLVGCSSLGVQPWEKDQLARADMALNSEKLDLALDDHIYFSKEGTSGGRSLAGGGCGCN from the coding sequence ATGACAAAACCGTGGTGTCAACAATTAGCCAAGACAGTTGCTGTTATCGCTGTCGTGAGCAGCCTGGTAGGGTGTTCGAGCCTAGGTGTACAACCTTGGGAGAAAGATCAATTAGCCCGTGCAGACATGGCCTTAAACAGCGAAAAGCTCGATCTCGCGTTAGATGATCATATTTATTTTAGTAAAGAAGGCACCAGTGGTGGTCGTTCATTAGCTGGCGGAGGTTGTGGATGCAACTAA
- a CDS encoding TlpA disulfide reductase family protein translates to MMSIGLFSHFRKIKFIALSLAVGLGVNTQTQAAPSLEHNVLNQQGASVSLQEFAGKVVYVDFWASWCGPCRKSFPWMNAMQAKYQQQGLEVVAINLDVDSALAHEFLSKLPAQFNLRFDPEGDVAHAFELQGMPSSFLFNRKGELVQSHVGFYQQNIPAYEQEIQMLLQE, encoded by the coding sequence ATGATGTCAATTGGGTTATTTTCTCATTTTCGTAAAATCAAGTTTATAGCGTTAAGTTTAGCTGTAGGGTTAGGTGTTAACACCCAAACTCAAGCGGCTCCCTCATTAGAACACAATGTATTGAATCAACAAGGCGCAAGCGTTAGTTTGCAAGAGTTTGCTGGCAAAGTGGTTTATGTCGATTTTTGGGCATCATGGTGTGGCCCATGCCGTAAATCATTTCCTTGGATGAATGCAATGCAGGCTAAATATCAACAGCAAGGTTTAGAGGTGGTAGCGATTAATCTTGATGTTGATAGCGCATTAGCTCATGAGTTTTTGAGTAAGCTGCCGGCACAATTTAATCTTCGTTTTGATCCAGAGGGTGATGTTGCGCACGCCTTTGAATTACAAGGTATGCCAAGTAGCTTTTTGTTTAATCGCAAAGGTGAATTAGTGCAAAGCCACGTGGGATTTTATCAACAAAATATTCCCGCATATGAACAAGAAATCCAAATGTTGTTACAGGAGTAA
- a CDS encoding cytochrome b/b6 domain-containing protein has product MQTQTTYPLLHRLLHWGLALTMMVMLLTILLRLGWMEKNHMAAIIHQGLAKIDLIITDSQSVSIAKSIRGVMFQWHIYFGYAVGVFLLARFVYMAKFGLHYPSPFSRQATTKQKFQAWVYWVFYAGVALSVILGLLLKFGPEAIEDQVETIHKLALWYFVPFIGLHLAGILVAESGNDKGLVSKMIGG; this is encoded by the coding sequence ATGCAAACACAGACTACTTATCCACTGCTACACCGTTTACTCCATTGGGGACTAGCCTTGACCATGATGGTCATGTTGTTAACCATATTATTGAGGCTTGGCTGGATGGAGAAAAACCACATGGCCGCCATTATTCATCAAGGCCTAGCCAAAATAGATCTTATTATTACGGATAGCCAATCGGTGAGCATTGCTAAAAGTATTCGCGGAGTGATGTTCCAATGGCATATTTACTTTGGTTATGCAGTGGGCGTATTTTTGCTGGCTCGTTTTGTTTATATGGCTAAATTTGGTCTGCACTATCCATCACCTTTCTCGCGCCAAGCGACCACAAAACAAAAGTTTCAAGCATGGGTGTATTGGGTATTTTATGCAGGTGTTGCGCTATCTGTGATCCTCGGCCTGTTGCTCAAGTTTGGCCCTGAAGCGATAGAAGATCAGGTTGAAACAATTCACAAGCTAGCACTTTGGTATTTTGTTCCTTTTATTGGTTTACATTTAGCGGGGATTTTAGTGGCTGAGTCGGGAAACGATAAAGGCCTAGTGTCTAAAATGATTGGTGGCTAG
- a CDS encoding DUF3565 domain-containing protein, which yields MQQKIIGYHLDEEHHWVAELDCGHFQHVRHNPPWTVRLRVTTVAGRQQKLGMVLSCKKCDVAAPPDSIG from the coding sequence ATGCAGCAAAAAATTATCGGTTATCATTTGGATGAAGAGCATCATTGGGTGGCAGAATTGGACTGCGGCCATTTTCAACATGTGCGCCATAATCCGCCGTGGACCGTTCGCCTGAGGGTAACAACTGTTGCCGGTCGGCAACAGAAATTGGGTATGGTTCTCAGTTGCAAAAAATGCGATGTCGCGGCACCGCCAGATAGTATCGGCTAA
- the der gene encoding ribosome biogenesis GTPase Der: MIPVVALVGRPNVGKSTLFNRLTRTRDALVADFPGLTRDRKYGRAFLAGYEFIVVDTGGIDGTEEGIETKMAEQSLAAIEEADVVLFMTDARSGLTAADLAIAQHLRSRDKVTFVVANKVDGIDADSACGEFWSLGLGEVYQMAAAQGRGVTNMIDYALTPYAEAMGIVRELDEEGEQVEREYTEEEAEAEQERLQNLPIKLAIIGKPNVGKSTLINRILGEERVVVYDEPGTTRDSIYIPMSREGREYVLIDTAGVRRRSKVNEVIEKFSVIKTLKAVEDANVVLLVIDAREGIAEQDLGLLGFTLNAGRALVIAINKWDGIDQKIKDRVKSELDRRLGFIDFARIHFISALHGTGVGHLYESIEEAYDSATRRVSTSMLTRVMQMSQDDHQPPLVNGRRVKLKYAHAGGYNPPIVVIHGNQVKKLPDSYKRYMMNYFRRSLKVVGTPIQLRFHEGANPFEGKTVKLTVGQERRRKRAMSHIRDRTK, from the coding sequence ATGATCCCTGTTGTGGCCCTTGTTGGGCGACCGAATGTCGGCAAATCGACATTATTTAACCGTCTTACTCGTACTCGTGATGCGTTAGTCGCTGATTTCCCTGGCTTAACACGTGACCGTAAATACGGCCGTGCATTTTTAGCTGGCTACGAGTTTATCGTTGTTGATACTGGCGGTATTGATGGCACTGAAGAGGGGATCGAAACTAAAATGGCTGAACAGTCATTGGCTGCGATCGAAGAAGCCGATGTTGTATTATTTATGACCGATGCCCGTTCCGGTCTTACCGCTGCTGATTTAGCGATTGCTCAGCATTTACGTAGCCGCGACAAGGTGACCTTTGTTGTTGCCAACAAAGTTGATGGTATTGATGCTGATTCAGCTTGTGGTGAGTTTTGGTCTCTTGGTTTAGGCGAAGTATATCAAATGGCTGCGGCACAAGGCCGTGGTGTCACCAACATGATCGACTATGCGTTAACGCCTTATGCTGAAGCTATGGGTATTGTTCGTGAATTAGACGAAGAAGGCGAACAAGTTGAGCGTGAATATACTGAAGAAGAAGCTGAAGCGGAACAAGAACGCCTACAAAACTTACCGATTAAGCTTGCCATTATTGGTAAGCCTAACGTAGGTAAATCAACGTTGATCAACCGTATTTTAGGTGAAGAGCGTGTCGTAGTTTATGACGAACCCGGAACCACCCGTGACAGTATTTATATTCCAATGTCGCGTGAAGGTAGAGAGTACGTGTTAATTGATACAGCAGGTGTTCGTCGCCGCAGTAAAGTCAATGAAGTTATCGAGAAATTCTCGGTGATTAAAACCTTAAAAGCGGTTGAAGATGCTAACGTAGTATTGTTAGTGATCGATGCGCGTGAAGGGATTGCAGAGCAAGATCTGGGTTTATTAGGCTTTACCTTAAACGCAGGTCGTGCATTGGTTATTGCCATAAACAAGTGGGATGGTATTGATCAAAAAATCAAAGACCGTGTTAAAAGTGAACTTGATCGCCGTTTAGGCTTTATCGATTTTGCGCGTATCCACTTTATTTCGGCGTTACATGGCACCGGTGTTGGCCATTTATATGAGTCAATTGAAGAAGCATACGACAGTGCGACACGTCGTGTGAGTACTTCAATGCTAACTCGCGTTATGCAAATGTCTCAAGATGATCACCAGCCACCATTGGTTAATGGTCGCCGTGTGAAATTGAAATATGCTCACGCTGGCGGTTATAACCCTCCGATTGTTGTTATCCACGGTAACCAAGTTAAGAAGCTACCTGATTCGTATAAGCGTTATATGATGAATTACTTCCGTCGTTCATTAAAAGTTGTCGGTACGCCCATTCAGTTACGTTTCCATGAGGGTGCTAACCCGTTTGAAGGTAAAACGGTGAAATTAACCGTAGGTCAAGAGCGTCGTCGTAAGCGTGCAATGAGCCATATTCGCGATCGTACTAAATAA
- the bamB gene encoding outer membrane protein assembly factor BamB codes for MKSWCKNLLAVGLSVALMSACSSSDVEEEPVSELVDIQATVFPEIIWDTSVGDGVGDYYSQLRPSVRYGKVFVADRNGIVVAFDETSGDELWKQDFNDVFEQQLGTKTKGIRLAAGVTAARSKVFIGGETGLLVALDEATGDVVWSTQANGELLSAPTVAEDVVAVNTSKGTFEAFNVDNGEKLWSYEMQLPNLTLRGTGSAVYEAGGFFLGSADGKIAVVVKSNGQAAWEQTVFSPTGANEFTRMADIDMTPLILGENLYVASYNGNLVSMELRNGRVVWSRKYSSFNDLAAAGISLFLVDDHSRIYSVDRRNGLELWSNSELKNRQLTAPAVIDNYIVVGDFEGYLHFIDRISGEVVGRIEVDSDGLYGQPLVVDDKIYVQGRSGKVAIVSLNKQEQKNLEEDTETDAE; via the coding sequence ATGAAGTCGTGGTGCAAAAATTTACTTGCCGTTGGGTTAAGTGTTGCTCTTATGTCTGCTTGTTCTTCAAGTGATGTTGAAGAAGAGCCTGTTAGTGAATTAGTTGATATACAAGCAACGGTGTTTCCTGAAATTATTTGGGATACCAGTGTTGGTGATGGCGTCGGCGATTATTATTCGCAACTTCGTCCCAGCGTCCGTTATGGCAAAGTGTTTGTTGCTGATCGCAACGGTATAGTTGTCGCTTTTGACGAAACAAGTGGTGATGAGCTTTGGAAGCAAGACTTTAATGATGTCTTCGAACAGCAGCTTGGAACCAAAACTAAAGGCATTCGTTTAGCTGCGGGTGTTACTGCGGCACGCAGTAAAGTGTTTATTGGTGGCGAAACGGGCTTATTAGTCGCGCTTGATGAGGCAACGGGTGACGTTGTGTGGTCTACGCAAGCTAATGGCGAATTATTATCGGCACCCACAGTGGCAGAAGATGTTGTCGCAGTGAATACCAGTAAAGGCACATTTGAAGCATTTAATGTCGATAACGGCGAAAAGTTATGGAGCTATGAGATGCAACTGCCAAACCTCACTTTACGGGGTACGGGTTCTGCGGTTTATGAAGCGGGCGGTTTCTTTTTAGGTTCTGCAGATGGCAAAATAGCTGTTGTTGTTAAAAGTAATGGTCAAGCAGCGTGGGAACAAACCGTTTTTAGTCCGACCGGTGCCAATGAGTTTACCCGTATGGCCGATATTGATATGACGCCATTAATATTGGGTGAGAATCTGTATGTTGCTAGTTACAATGGTAATTTAGTCTCTATGGAGCTTCGCAATGGTCGCGTAGTTTGGTCGCGTAAATACTCAAGCTTTAATGATTTGGCCGCAGCAGGTATCAGCCTGTTTTTAGTGGACGATCATAGCCGTATTTACTCAGTCGATCGCCGTAATGGTTTAGAGCTATGGAGTAATTCTGAGCTTAAAAATCGTCAGTTAACGGCTCCAGCAGTAATAGATAACTATATTGTTGTCGGTGACTTCGAAGGTTACTTGCATTTTATCGACCGTATTAGCGGTGAGGTTGTTGGCCGCATTGAAGTTGACAGCGATGGCTTATATGGCCAACCTTTAGTGGTGGATGACAAAATTTATGTTCAAGGTCGCAGCGGCAAAGTCGCCATTGTGAGTTTGAACAAACAAGAGCAAAAGAATCTTGAGGAAGATACCGAAACAGATGCGGAATAA
- a CDS encoding tetratricopeptide repeat protein, whose translation MEIYSTEEQQVDAIKQFWKDYGTSIVVGAVVGLGGLYGWNTYSDMQVTAAEEASESFQSIVTQVNNPAALLVQAESFASEHDQQGYQALLELIIAKSAVEAGDLAKAEVSFTKVIAAQPGAGLGMVAMIRLARIQAEQNNVGMALATLDQVTDKAFASQREELKGDFLVRQGDLDKAKLAYQAAVDNGGALTSPALTMKLDNLNKA comes from the coding sequence GTGGAAATTTATAGCACAGAAGAACAACAAGTAGATGCTATCAAGCAGTTCTGGAAAGATTATGGTACCTCGATTGTCGTGGGTGCCGTGGTAGGCCTTGGTGGCTTATATGGATGGAATACTTATTCAGACATGCAAGTGACGGCGGCTGAAGAAGCTTCAGAGTCATTTCAGTCTATCGTGACACAGGTGAATAATCCTGCTGCATTATTGGTTCAGGCAGAAAGCTTTGCATCAGAACATGATCAGCAAGGTTATCAAGCGCTACTCGAATTGATAATAGCAAAATCGGCAGTTGAAGCGGGTGATTTGGCTAAAGCAGAAGTTTCATTTACCAAAGTGATTGCGGCGCAACCTGGTGCTGGTTTGGGCATGGTCGCGATGATCCGTTTAGCGCGTATTCAAGCTGAGCAAAATAATGTAGGCATGGCGTTAGCCACGTTAGATCAAGTGACTGATAAAGCATTTGCTTCTCAACGTGAAGAATTAAAAGGTGACTTTTTAGTGCGTCAAGGTGACTTGGATAAAGCCAAATTAGCTTATCAAGCAGCAGTGGATAATGGTGGTGCGTTAACCAGTCCAGCGCTGACCATGAAGTTAGATAATCTAAATAAGGCATAA
- the hisS gene encoding histidine--tRNA ligase, with protein sequence MAKQIQAIRGMNDILPTQSPLWQKVEAVLRSSVSAFGYSEIRTPIVESTDLFKRSIGEVTDIVEKEMYTFGDRNNDSLTLRPEGTASTVRAGNEHGLLYNQEQRLWYMGPMFRHERPQKGRYRQFHQFGVEVFGIGSADVDAEVLMLSARLWDQLGIKEHVALELNTLGDPAERAAYRDALIAFLEQHKDKLDEDSQRRMYSNPLRVLDSKSQQVQAILSDAPVLMEYLGEESKTHFSTLCELLDAVGIQYTINPRLVRGLDYYNRTVFEWVTTSLGSQGTVLAGGRYDGLVGQLGGKDTPAVGFAMGLERIVLLLETLELTSDIAAEVDVYVTAMGDNCVVEAIKVAQELRQHLPRLKVMSHCGGGNVKKQMKRADKSGAQFALIIGENELASNQVAIKPLRTNNEQQLVTRSELVTKIAELI encoded by the coding sequence GTGGCAAAGCAAATCCAAGCTATTCGCGGTATGAATGATATTCTGCCAACGCAAAGTCCTTTATGGCAAAAAGTCGAAGCCGTATTGCGCTCATCAGTTAGTGCATTTGGTTATAGCGAAATTCGCACTCCTATTGTTGAAAGTACTGATCTTTTTAAACGCTCTATTGGTGAAGTGACCGATATTGTTGAAAAAGAAATGTACACTTTTGGCGATCGTAACAATGACAGCTTAACCTTACGCCCTGAAGGCACCGCCTCAACCGTTCGCGCGGGTAATGAGCACGGCCTTCTGTATAACCAAGAACAACGTTTATGGTATATGGGACCCATGTTTCGTCATGAGCGTCCACAAAAAGGTCGTTATCGTCAATTTCATCAGTTTGGTGTTGAAGTTTTCGGGATCGGCAGCGCCGATGTTGATGCTGAAGTATTAATGTTATCTGCCCGTTTATGGGACCAGTTAGGCATTAAAGAACATGTTGCGCTGGAGCTTAATACCCTAGGCGATCCCGCTGAGCGTGCTGCTTACCGCGATGCGTTAATTGCTTTTTTAGAGCAACACAAAGACAAATTAGATGAAGATAGCCAACGTCGGATGTATTCAAATCCATTACGTGTGCTAGACAGTAAATCGCAACAAGTGCAGGCTATTTTAAGCGATGCACCAGTATTGATGGAATACCTTGGTGAAGAATCAAAGACACATTTTTCAACTTTGTGTGAACTCTTAGACGCTGTTGGCATCCAATACACCATCAATCCGCGTTTAGTCCGTGGTTTAGATTACTATAACCGTACTGTATTTGAATGGGTTACCACTAGTTTGGGCTCGCAAGGTACGGTATTGGCAGGTGGACGTTACGACGGTTTAGTCGGTCAACTTGGTGGTAAAGATACCCCCGCTGTTGGTTTTGCTATGGGTCTTGAGCGGATTGTACTATTGCTTGAAACGCTCGAGTTAACCAGTGACATTGCCGCTGAAGTGGATGTTTATGTCACAGCAATGGGCGATAACTGCGTAGTAGAAGCCATTAAAGTGGCTCAAGAGTTGCGTCAACATTTACCAAGGCTTAAAGTCATGAGTCATTGCGGTGGCGGTAACGTTAAAAAGCAAATGAAGCGTGCCGATAAAAGCGGTGCTCAGTTTGCGTTAATTATTGGTGAAAATGAATTGGCCAGTAATCAAGTCGCTATTAAGCCATTACGAACTAACAACGAACAACAATTGGTTACGCGTAGTGAACTCGTAACTAAAATTGCAGAACTGATTTAA
- the ispG gene encoding flavodoxin-dependent (E)-4-hydroxy-3-methylbut-2-enyl-diphosphate synthase has translation MYNESPIIRRPSTRIYVGNVPIGDGAPIAVQSMTNTNTNDVEATVAQIRALEKVGADIVRISVPTMDAAEAFKMIKQSVNVPLVADIHFDYRIALKVAEYGADCLRINPGNIGNEQRIRSVVECARDNNIPIRIGVNGGSLEKDLMDKYREPTAEALLESAMRHVDILDRLNFDQFKVSVKASDVFLAVASYRLLAKQIRQPLHLGITEAGGLRAGSVKSAVGLGLLLAEGIGDTIRISLAADPVEEIKVGFDILKSLRIRSRGINFIACPSCSRQEFDVISTVNELERRLEDITTAMDVSIIGCVVNGPGEALVSDIGLTGGHAKSGYYDGGVRQKERFDNKNIIDGLEAKIRAKASMMANRIAITDKTE, from the coding sequence ATGTATAACGAATCCCCAATTATTCGCAGACCATCTACACGTATATATGTGGGCAATGTGCCTATTGGTGATGGTGCGCCGATTGCTGTGCAATCGATGACGAACACTAATACCAACGATGTTGAAGCAACCGTTGCGCAAATCCGGGCGTTAGAAAAAGTCGGTGCTGATATTGTGCGTATTTCTGTACCGACGATGGACGCAGCTGAAGCCTTTAAAATGATTAAACAGTCAGTGAATGTTCCCTTAGTGGCCGACATTCATTTTGACTATCGTATTGCCCTTAAAGTGGCAGAATACGGTGCAGATTGCTTACGTATTAACCCGGGTAATATTGGTAATGAACAACGTATTCGCAGTGTTGTTGAGTGCGCGCGCGATAACAACATTCCAATCCGTATTGGAGTGAATGGTGGATCGCTTGAAAAAGATTTAATGGACAAATATCGCGAGCCAACGGCTGAAGCCTTATTAGAATCAGCAATGCGTCATGTAGATATTTTAGACCGTTTAAATTTTGATCAATTTAAAGTCAGCGTTAAAGCCTCAGATGTTTTCCTTGCTGTTGCATCATACCGCTTACTGGCGAAACAAATTCGTCAACCCTTGCATTTAGGCATTACCGAAGCTGGCGGCCTGCGCGCAGGCTCAGTCAAATCAGCGGTCGGTTTGGGTCTGTTATTGGCAGAAGGCATCGGTGATACCATACGTATTTCGTTAGCGGCCGATCCCGTTGAAGAAATTAAAGTGGGCTTTGATATTTTAAAGTCTTTACGCATTCGTAGCCGTGGGATTAACTTTATTGCTTGTCCTTCTTGTTCGCGCCAAGAATTTGATGTGATTAGTACCGTCAATGAACTTGAGCGTCGTCTTGAAGACATTACCACTGCAATGGACGTGTCCATTATTGGTTGCGTGGTTAATGGTCCAGGTGAAGCACTGGTGTCAGATATTGGCTTAACTGGCGGCCATGCAAAGAGCGGTTATTATGATGGCGGAGTGCGTCAAAAAGAGCGCTTTGACAATAAAAATATTATCGATGGCTTAGAAGCCAAAATCCGTGCTAAAGCAAGCATGATGGCAAATCGCATCGCGATCACCGACAAAACTGAATAA
- a CDS encoding RodZ domain-containing protein has product MTNEFEVEQDAEKADLLKDVVTAGTILKAAREAKGISIETVATQLHLRPKIIDDLENDIFINIASITYVRGYIKNYARFVSADMAVIQQCLSRQVPEIVAPVMQSFSRKTIHQARNSRLNLVTYLIVAILIAMLVLWWVQKSSLLTNVDLSQPTVEEIAAESSMLDPQQIIRSESGQSQAENTTSESDYVTEGIDSSTDAASRAAIEAEDNLIQTAQNAASSTQALTQPSTPSSTITETSVSSSESVLTIELSGDCWVNVTDANGKVMVDGVKNAAQRIEVRGTKPFKVILGAPQVASISLDGNNVSLAAFSDGRVARLTLPKAS; this is encoded by the coding sequence ATGACTAATGAATTCGAAGTAGAACAAGACGCAGAAAAAGCGGATTTGTTAAAAGACGTAGTGACAGCCGGCACCATTTTAAAAGCGGCTCGCGAAGCAAAGGGGATCTCGATTGAGACCGTTGCAACCCAATTGCATTTACGTCCCAAGATCATCGATGATCTTGAAAATGATATTTTTATTAATATAGCTTCTATCACTTATGTGAGAGGCTATATTAAGAATTATGCTCGTTTTGTTAGCGCCGACATGGCTGTAATACAGCAATGTTTAAGCCGTCAAGTGCCTGAAATCGTGGCACCGGTAATGCAAAGTTTTTCACGTAAGACGATCCATCAAGCTCGCAATAGTCGGCTTAATTTAGTGACTTACCTTATTGTTGCCATATTAATAGCGATGCTGGTGTTATGGTGGGTCCAAAAATCATCGTTACTGACAAATGTTGATTTATCACAGCCAACCGTTGAAGAAATTGCCGCGGAAAGTAGCATGCTTGATCCGCAGCAAATCATTCGCAGTGAATCTGGACAATCGCAAGCTGAAAACACCACCAGTGAGTCAGATTATGTGACTGAAGGCATCGATAGTTCAACTGATGCAGCTAGCAGGGCTGCGATCGAAGCTGAAGATAATCTTATCCAAACAGCGCAAAACGCGGCGAGCTCAACTCAGGCATTAACTCAACCGAGTACGCCATCGTCAACCATAACAGAGACGAGCGTATCAAGTTCTGAGAGTGTGTTAACGATTGAACTTTCGGGTGACTGTTGGGTTAACGTAACTGATGCCAATGGCAAAGTGATGGTTGATGGTGTGAAAAATGCGGCACAAAGAATAGAAGTCCGTGGTACAAAACCTTTTAAAGTGATCCTGGGTGCGCCTCAAGTAGCCAGTATCAGTCTCGATGGTAATAACGTCAGTTTAGCTGCGTTTTCCGACGGCCGAGTAGCAAGATTAACCCTGCCTAAAGCGTCATAA